One part of the Ornithodoros turicata isolate Travis chromosome 2, ASM3712646v1, whole genome shotgun sequence genome encodes these proteins:
- the LOC135384947 gene encoding uncharacterized protein LOC135384947, with amino-acid sequence MSFFVNPSRLDIVFPHPSDSSRPLFYIVDSVHLLKCIRNNWVNQKNHGRVMYHPFFHHVLEGAPTPMLSASFNTLCKLHSSEQGELIKLSHGLTMKALNPSNLERQNVKLALQVFSSFVVEALRQRSDRLENADETAEFVDIIVRWWSVVNVKTPRKGHRLRDPLQQPVTSMTEPQIVFLNSVVEWLDEWQRQNLDSGRLTRETHQAFRLTCYALTEVSRYCLEELGFTYVLLGKFQTDSLEERFGQYRRLSGTQYHISVRQIYESENKLRLQKMMSLPLEEEMGEMSNSPADDDQDFDIEITDEDIASKRDVMAAITYVAGYCAHPTLKKLTCKPCEENLVLTHRELVIESSMIENLTRGGLKFPQPFVVNSVLYTELVVEKLMSEKHAVRFHAARNQRQLVVNLTQSLLDSFEDFDCCVNGHAPGLVLRHILCAATNTVLKNYCSKRNDRPLQQKPAGKNRKAATLKHT; translated from the coding sequence ATGTCTTTCTTTGTGAATCCTTCGAGATTGGACATTGTCTTCCCACATCCATCTGACAGCAGTCGACCGCTCTTTTACATCGTGGACTCCGTTCATTTGCTGAAATGCATACGCAACAACTGGGTCAACCAAAAAAATCATGGGAGGGTCATGTATCACCCTTTTTTTCATcatgtgctcgaaggcgctcccACACCTATGCTCTCTGCAAGTTTCAACACCCTGTGCAAACTTCATTCATCTGAACAAGGAGAATTGATAAAGCTGAGCCACGGATTGACCATGAAAGCACTGAACCCATCCAACTTGGAACGACAGAACGTAAAGTTGGCACTGCAAGTCTTCAGCAGTTTTGTGGTGGAAGCGTTGAGGCAGCGTAGCGACAGACTTGAAAATGCCGATGAGACTGCCGAATTTGTGGACATAATAGTGAGATGGTGGTCAGTTGTAAACGTGAAGACTCCCAGAAAGGGCCACAGACTCCGTGATCCCCTCCAACAGCCAGTGACTTCGATGACTGAGCCCCAGATTGTGTTTTTGAATAGTGTTGTTGAATGGCTTGATGAATGGCAGCGGCAGAATCTTGACTCTGGCAGATTAACACGGGAGACCCATCAAGCTTTTCGTCTCACTTGCTATGCACTGACAGAAGTCTCAAGGTACTGCCTTGAAGAGCTCGGCTTCACATATGTTCTCCTTGGAAAATTCCAGACAGACAGTCTCGAAGAGAGATTTGGCCAATATAGAAGGTTATCTGGAACACAGTATCACATATCTGTGAGGCAGATCTACGAGTCTGAAAACAAACTGAGACTGCAGAAGATGATGTCCTTGCCTTTAGAAGAAGAAATGGGAGAAATGTCAAACTCGCCAGCTGATGATGATCAAGACTTTGATATTGAAATCACAGATGAAGACATAGCAAGTAAAAGAGATGTCATGGCTGCTATAACCTACGTAGCAGGCTATTGCGCTCATCCGACGTTAAAGAAGTTAACTTGCAAGCCATGTGAAGAGAATCTGGTCCTAACGCACCGAGAACTCGTAATTGAAAGTTCAATGATTGAGAACCTGACGAGAGGAGGGTTGAAGTTCCCTCAACCATTTGTGGTGAATTCAGTCCTCTATACCGAGCTTGTAGTAGAAAAACTGATGTCTGAGAAACATGCTGTGCGGTTTCATGCAGCTAGGAACCAAAGACAATTGGTGGTGAATCTGACGCAATCACTGCTGGATTCCTTTGAGGACTTCGACTGCTGTGTGAATGGCCACGCGCCAGGTCTGGTACTCCGCCATATTCTCTGTGCAGCAACAAATACAGTGCTCAAGAACTACTGCAGCAAAAGGAATGACAGGCCACTGCAGCAAAAGCCAGCGGGGAAGAACAGGAAGGCAGCAACACTGAAGCACACTTAG